A genomic region of Rhizobium sp. NXC24 contains the following coding sequences:
- the tuf gene encoding elongation factor Tu: MAKSKFERNKPHVNIGTIGHVDHGKTSLTAAITKFFGEFKAYDQIDAAPEEKARGITISTAHVEYETAARHYAHVDCPGHADYVKNMITGAAQMDGAILVCSAADGPMPQTREHILLARQVGVPAIVVFLNKVDQVDDAELLELVELEVRELLSSYDFPGDDIPVVKGSALAALEDSNKEIGENAIRELMAQVDAYIPTPERPIDQPFLMPIEDVFSISGRGTVVTGRVERGIVKVGEEVEIVGIRPTSKTTVTGVEMFRKLLDQGQAGDNIGALVRGVNRDGVERGQILCKPGSVKPHKKFMAEAYILTKEEGGRHTPFFTNYRPQFYFRTTDVTGIVTLPEGTEMVMPGDNVTVAVELIVPIAMEEKLRFAIREGGRTVGAGIVASIVE; this comes from the coding sequence ATGGCAAAGAGTAAGTTTGAGCGCAATAAGCCGCACGTTAACATCGGCACGATCGGCCACGTTGACCACGGCAAGACGTCTCTGACGGCAGCGATCACGAAGTTCTTCGGTGAGTTCAAGGCGTATGACCAGATCGACGCGGCACCGGAAGAAAAGGCGCGTGGTATCACGATCTCGACGGCACACGTTGAATATGAGACGGCTGCTCGTCACTATGCGCACGTCGACTGCCCCGGCCACGCTGACTATGTGAAGAACATGATCACGGGTGCTGCGCAGATGGACGGCGCGATCCTGGTTTGCTCGGCTGCCGACGGCCCGATGCCGCAGACGCGCGAGCACATCCTGCTCGCCCGCCAGGTTGGCGTTCCGGCGATCGTAGTGTTCCTGAACAAGGTCGACCAGGTTGACGACGCCGAGCTTCTGGAGCTCGTCGAGCTTGAAGTTCGCGAACTGCTGTCGTCCTACGACTTCCCGGGCGACGACATTCCGGTTGTCAAGGGTTCGGCGCTTGCTGCCCTGGAAGACAGCAACAAGGAAATCGGCGAAAACGCGATCCGCGAGCTGATGGCCCAGGTTGACGCCTACATCCCGACGCCAGAGCGTCCGATCGACCAGCCGTTCCTGATGCCGATCGAAGACGTGTTCTCGATCTCCGGCCGTGGTACGGTTGTGACGGGCCGCGTCGAGCGTGGTATCGTCAAGGTTGGTGAAGAAGTCGAAATCGTCGGCATTCGTCCGACGTCGAAGACGACGGTTACCGGCGTTGAAATGTTCCGCAAGCTGCTCGACCAGGGCCAGGCCGGCGACAACATCGGCGCGCTGGTCCGCGGTGTGAACCGTGACGGCGTCGAGCGTGGCCAGATCCTGTGCAAGCCGGGTTCTGTGAAGCCGCACAAGAAGTTCATGGCCGAAGCCTACATCCTGACGAAGGAAGAGGGTGGCCGTCATACGCCGTTCTTCACGAACTACCGTCCGCAGTTCTACTTCCGCACGACGGACGTGACGGGCATCGTGACGCTTCCGGAAGGCACGGAAATGGTTATGCCAGGCGACAACGTCACGGTTGCCGTTGAGCTGATCGTTCCGATCGCGATGGAAGAAAAGCTGCGCTTCGCTATCCGCGAAGGCGGCCGCACCGTCGGCGCCGGCATCGTCGCCTCCATCGTCGAGTAA
- a CDS encoding AAA family ATPase, translated as MDLIILTGASGSGKTAIADAIAERCPDEFAIYRFDSIGVPTVDTMIRDHGSPEAWQRDKTIEWMARLAKVAQSGKSVLFEGQMRISFIAEAAAAANVDSYRLLLVDCNDTTRARRLTVGRRQPELADQNMMDWAAYLRGEAVQHGCEIFDTSELSLDQCVAHVLEHLREQSR; from the coding sequence GTGGATCTGATCATTCTGACAGGCGCATCCGGCTCTGGAAAAACGGCAATCGCCGACGCCATCGCCGAGAGATGTCCGGACGAGTTCGCGATCTATCGGTTCGATAGCATCGGCGTGCCGACGGTGGATACGATGATCAGGGATCACGGTTCGCCGGAGGCCTGGCAGCGGGACAAGACCATCGAATGGATGGCGCGTCTTGCAAAAGTTGCGCAGAGTGGAAAGTCGGTCCTGTTCGAAGGGCAGATGCGGATTTCCTTCATCGCTGAAGCGGCCGCGGCGGCAAATGTCGATAGCTACAGGCTGCTGTTGGTCGATTGCAACGACACAACGAGGGCGCGGCGCTTGACGGTCGGAAGACGCCAGCCGGAGCTCGCGGATCAAAATATGATGGATTGGGCGGCCTATCTGCGCGGGGAGGCCGTTCAGCACGGTTGCGAGATCTTCGATACCAGCGAGCTTTCGCTCGATCAATGCGTTGCGCATGTGCTGGAGCATTTGCGAGAGCAGTCGAGGTGA
- a CDS encoding GrpB family protein: MPIRLVDYDPGWPTLFLRRRTAIAAFLCRPADIHHIGSTSILGLCAKPKLDIDAVLTTADDRLFATERLMEAGYTFHGDPYGADRWIFTKDETPYGTRLYLCLLDNPAHRDRILFRDYLRAHPEAARDYAALKRRLVIEANGNWDHYTGGKSDFVADVLRCALAERS, translated from the coding sequence ATGCCGATCAGGCTCGTTGACTACGATCCGGGCTGGCCCACTCTCTTCCTGCGCCGCCGTACGGCCATCGCCGCCTTCTTGTGCCGTCCCGCCGATATCCATCATATAGGCAGTACATCCATCCTCGGGCTCTGTGCCAAGCCTAAGCTCGATATCGACGCAGTGCTGACGACGGCTGATGACAGGCTCTTCGCGACCGAACGCTTGATGGAGGCCGGTTATACCTTCCATGGCGATCCGTATGGCGCGGACAGATGGATATTCACCAAAGACGAAACACCTTACGGAACTCGTCTTTATCTATGCCTCCTCGACAATCCCGCTCACCGCGACCGCATCCTCTTTCGCGACTATCTTCGTGCCCATCCAGAAGCGGCCAGGGATTATGCAGCATTGAAGCGACGACTGGTCATCGAAGCGAACGGCAATTGGGATCACTATACCGGCGGCAAAAGCGATTTCGTTGCCGATGTCCTGCGCTGCGCCCTAGCCGAGCGGAGCTAA
- a CDS encoding NAD(P)-dependent oxidoreductase yields MKKRILFTGGSGKAGRHTVPWLINAGYEVHNVDLVPLDSPGVTNLVADVTDAGQVYNVLTMHRDFPDLDQGKGVQPYDAVVHFAAIPRILIKPDNETFRINTMSTYNVIEAAAKLGVKKIIVASSETTYGVCFAEGHRDFHQFPLEEDYDVNPMDSYGLSKVLNEKTARAFAERFGIDVYALRIGNVIEPYEYERFPEYFADTDIRKRIAWSYIDARDLGQIVHLCIEKGGLGFQVFNAANDTVSANTPSRELAAKYYPNVPFTREIGEYEGLLSNRKIREVLGFKEEHNWRRYVKV; encoded by the coding sequence ATGAAAAAGCGCATATTGTTCACGGGTGGCAGCGGCAAGGCCGGGCGTCATACCGTTCCCTGGCTGATCAATGCCGGCTATGAGGTCCACAATGTCGATCTGGTGCCGCTGGACAGCCCCGGCGTCACCAATTTGGTGGCCGATGTCACTGATGCGGGACAAGTCTACAACGTGCTGACCATGCATCGGGATTTCCCGGATCTCGATCAGGGGAAGGGCGTGCAGCCTTACGACGCCGTCGTGCATTTCGCTGCCATTCCGCGCATCCTGATCAAGCCTGATAACGAGACCTTCCGCATCAATACGATGAGCACCTACAATGTCATCGAAGCGGCGGCAAAGCTCGGCGTCAAGAAGATCATTGTCGCCTCCAGCGAAACGACTTATGGCGTTTGCTTTGCCGAGGGCCATCGCGATTTTCATCAGTTTCCGCTGGAGGAAGATTACGATGTCAATCCCATGGATTCCTACGGCCTCTCCAAGGTCCTGAACGAGAAGACGGCGCGCGCCTTCGCCGAGCGTTTCGGCATCGACGTCTATGCGCTGCGCATCGGCAACGTCATCGAGCCTTACGAATATGAGCGCTTCCCGGAATATTTCGCTGACACCGACATCCGTAAGCGCATAGCCTGGAGCTATATCGATGCCCGCGATCTCGGCCAGATCGTCCATCTCTGCATCGAAAAAGGCGGTCTCGGTTTTCAGGTCTTCAACGCGGCCAACGACACGGTATCGGCCAACACGCCGTCCCGGGAACTTGCCGCCAAATACTACCCGAACGTGCCCTTCACCCGCGAGATCGGCGAGTATGAAGGCCTGCTCTCCAACCGGAAGATTCGCGAAGTCCTGGGCTTCAAGGAAGAGCATAACTGGCGCCGTTATGTGAAGGTTTGA
- a CDS encoding glycosyltransferase produces the protein MNDGVARIFVGFDSKEVVAYHVLAQSIIERSSIPVVFSPIVLSNLDGVFTRERNPLQSTEFSFSRFLVPYLSDYEGWSIFMDCDMLARADIAELWKLRDDRYAAMCVKHDYQPKIETKFLGQTQTKYEKKNWSSMILFNNAKCRALTKDYVNTATGLQLHQFKWLESDDQIGEIPVTWNYLVNEYDYRPDAQLVHFTDGGPYFDEYRNDDYAEEWFAMRDRMLHVQQK, from the coding sequence ATGAACGACGGTGTTGCACGTATTTTTGTCGGCTTCGATTCCAAGGAAGTCGTCGCCTATCACGTTCTCGCACAAAGCATAATCGAGCGCTCTTCGATCCCGGTGGTGTTTTCGCCGATCGTTCTCAGCAATCTCGACGGCGTTTTCACGCGCGAGCGCAATCCGCTGCAATCGACCGAATTTTCCTTCTCCCGCTTTCTGGTTCCCTACCTCAGCGATTACGAGGGCTGGAGCATCTTCATGGATTGCGACATGCTCGCCCGCGCCGATATTGCCGAGCTCTGGAAGCTGCGCGACGACCGTTATGCCGCAATGTGCGTCAAGCACGACTACCAGCCGAAGATCGAGACGAAATTCCTCGGCCAGACCCAGACCAAATATGAAAAGAAGAATTGGTCGAGCATGATCCTCTTCAACAATGCCAAATGCCGGGCATTGACGAAGGATTACGTCAATACCGCCACGGGCCTGCAGCTTCACCAGTTTAAGTGGCTGGAGAGCGACGATCAGATCGGGGAGATCCCCGTGACCTGGAATTACCTCGTCAATGAATATGACTACCGGCCGGATGCGCAACTCGTGCATTTCACCGATGGCGGCCCGTATTTCGACGAATATCGCAACGACGACTACGCCGAGGAATGGTTCGCCATGCGTGATCGCATGCTGCACGTCCAGCAGAAGTGA
- a CDS encoding 3-deoxy-manno-octulosonate cytidylyltransferase — MGFPAAGAAAGLTTAEEWRSILAAFSHIVLVANSDAVDIASLQAQFPSTALFIFFNKVYKVLDRPFHGHSLLISRGQPRGANIVYRGEVGDVVKFFPKDYFLGIMNIRLGPEEKLNPAADFQGAPTGHLDLVGFCGDFYTEAKTPTSGFAMALWLSDLKLPGAIVLAGFSAKRSEKWRVVSVHDWTFEQTFLRLFARLGKITIHGGVSLNPYIRLAERFSEVPPAEIALAAAEVLSERLGNADAEVDKLISLTNVIRSTDNFLRRLKPKFLKRKPKGTPGEPKEG, encoded by the coding sequence ATTGGCTTTCCGGCTGCAGGGGCCGCCGCAGGTTTGACGACCGCCGAAGAGTGGCGGTCCATACTGGCGGCCTTCTCCCATATCGTTCTTGTCGCAAACAGCGATGCGGTCGATATCGCCAGCCTTCAGGCGCAGTTTCCGTCCACAGCGCTCTTCATCTTCTTCAATAAGGTCTACAAGGTCCTGGATCGTCCGTTCCACGGCCATTCGCTACTGATTTCGCGCGGACAGCCGCGCGGCGCCAACATCGTCTATCGGGGCGAGGTGGGCGATGTCGTCAAGTTCTTCCCGAAGGACTATTTCCTCGGGATCATGAACATCCGCCTCGGGCCCGAGGAAAAACTGAATCCGGCCGCCGATTTCCAGGGCGCGCCGACCGGCCATCTCGATCTCGTCGGCTTCTGCGGCGATTTCTACACGGAGGCCAAGACGCCGACCAGCGGCTTTGCCATGGCGCTTTGGCTGAGCGACTTGAAATTGCCCGGCGCCATCGTGCTTGCCGGCTTCTCGGCCAAGCGCAGCGAAAAATGGAGGGTGGTGTCGGTTCACGACTGGACCTTCGAGCAGACTTTCCTGCGCCTCTTCGCCCGCTTGGGGAAGATCACCATCCATGGCGGGGTATCGCTAAATCCCTACATCAGGCTCGCCGAGCGCTTCTCTGAGGTTCCCCCGGCCGAAATCGCGCTGGCTGCGGCAGAGGTACTCTCCGAGCGGCTCGGCAATGCTGACGCCGAAGTGGACAAGCTGATCTCCTTGACCAATGTGATTCGCTCGACAGACAATTTCCTGCGTCGTCTCAAACCGAAATTCCTCAAACGGAAGCCCAAGGGAACGCCGGGGGAGCCGAAGGAAGGCTGA
- the secE gene encoding preprotein translocase subunit SecE — MASKTNPLAFLQQVRSETSKITWPSRRETMISTVMVLVMVIFASLFFFAADQLIGWILGYVLNTGN; from the coding sequence ATGGCATCCAAAACGAATCCACTTGCGTTTCTGCAGCAGGTCCGCTCCGAGACGTCGAAAATCACTTGGCCGTCCCGCCGCGAGACGATGATCTCGACGGTGATGGTGCTTGTCATGGTCATTTTCGCTTCGTTGTTTTTCTTTGCTGCTGACCAGCTCATAGGCTGGATTCTCGGCTACGTGCTGAATACCGGCAATTGA
- the nusG gene encoding transcription termination/antitermination protein NusG translates to MAARWYIVHAYSNFEKKVAESIEEKAKQKGLDHLFEKILVPTEKVVEVRRGRKVDSERKFFPGYVLVRANLTDEAYHLIKNTPKVTGFLGSDNKPVPIPDYEAERILGQVQEGVERPKASVSFEIGEQVRVSDGPFASFNGTVQDVDEERSRLKVEVSIFGRATPVELEYSQVEKV, encoded by the coding sequence ATGGCGGCACGTTGGTACATCGTCCACGCTTATTCTAATTTCGAAAAGAAGGTGGCTGAATCCATCGAGGAGAAGGCCAAGCAGAAGGGTCTCGATCATCTGTTCGAGAAGATCCTTGTGCCGACCGAGAAGGTGGTTGAAGTGCGCCGCGGCCGTAAGGTTGACAGCGAGCGCAAGTTCTTCCCGGGTTACGTGCTGGTGCGCGCCAATCTGACGGATGAAGCCTATCACCTGATCAAGAATACGCCGAAGGTCACTGGCTTTCTCGGCTCCGACAATAAGCCCGTTCCGATTCCGGATTATGAAGCCGAGCGCATTCTCGGTCAGGTCCAGGAAGGTGTCGAGCGGCCGAAGGCTTCTGTATCCTTCGAGATTGGTGAGCAGGTCCGCGTTTCCGACGGCCCGTTCGCATCGTTCAACGGCACGGTTCAGGATGTGGACGAGGAGCGTTCGCGCCTGAAGGTGGAAGTGTCGATCTTCGGCCGCGCTACGCCGGTCGAGCTGGAATACAGTCAGGTCGAGAAGGTCTGA
- the rplK gene encoding 50S ribosomal protein L11: protein MAKKVAGQLKLQVKAGSANPSPPIGPALGQRGINIMEFCKAFNAATQEMEKGMPIPVVITYYQDKSFTFAMKQPPVSYFLKKEAKIQSGSKTPGKGAKAGTLTKAQVKSIAEAKMKDLNAADIEGAMAMIEGSARAMGLEVVG from the coding sequence ATGGCTAAGAAAGTTGCAGGCCAGCTCAAGCTGCAGGTTAAGGCCGGCTCGGCGAATCCGTCGCCGCCGATCGGTCCTGCGCTTGGTCAGCGTGGCATTAACATCATGGAATTCTGCAAGGCGTTCAATGCCGCCACGCAGGAAATGGAAAAGGGTATGCCGATCCCGGTCGTCATCACCTACTACCAGGACAAGTCCTTCACCTTCGCAATGAAGCAGCCGCCGGTCAGCTACTTCCTCAAGAAGGAAGCGAAGATCCAGTCCGGCTCGAAGACCCCGGGCAAGGGTGCCAAGGCTGGCACGCTCACCAAGGCTCAGGTCAAGTCGATTGCCGAAGCCAAGATGAAGGATCTGAACGCCGCCGATATCGAAGGCGCAATGGCCATGATCGAGGGCTCCGCCCGCGCCATGGGCCTGGAAGTGGTAGGTTAA
- the rplA gene encoding 50S ribosomal protein L1 — MVAKRIQKIREGVDPTKLYALTQAIGMVKERAVAKFDETVEIAMNLGVDPRHADQMVRGVVNLPNGTGRTVRVAVFARGAKADEAKAAGADVVGAEDLVEIVQGGKIDFDRCIATPDMMPLVGRLGKVLGPRGMMPNPKVGTVTMDVKGAVEASKGGAVEFRVEKAGIVHAGIGKASFDAKALEENIRAFADAVIKAKPAGAKGNYVKRVAISSTMGPGVKIEPSTVTAPSA; from the coding sequence ATGGTTGCAAAGCGTATTCAGAAGATCCGCGAAGGCGTTGATCCCACCAAGCTCTATGCTCTGACCCAGGCTATCGGCATGGTCAAGGAGCGGGCCGTCGCCAAGTTCGACGAAACCGTCGAAATCGCCATGAACCTCGGCGTTGACCCGCGTCACGCTGACCAGATGGTCCGCGGCGTCGTCAATCTGCCGAACGGCACCGGCCGTACGGTTCGCGTTGCCGTTTTCGCTCGTGGCGCCAAGGCTGACGAAGCCAAGGCTGCCGGTGCTGACGTCGTTGGCGCGGAAGACCTGGTTGAAATCGTTCAGGGCGGCAAGATCGACTTCGATCGTTGCATCGCTACCCCGGACATGATGCCGCTCGTCGGCCGTCTCGGTAAGGTTCTCGGCCCGCGCGGCATGATGCCGAACCCGAAGGTCGGCACCGTCACCATGGACGTCAAGGGTGCTGTCGAAGCCTCCAAGGGCGGCGCAGTCGAGTTCCGCGTCGAGAAGGCTGGTATCGTCCATGCCGGTATCGGCAAGGCCTCCTTCGATGCCAAGGCTCTGGAAGAAAACATCCGCGCCTTCGCTGACGCCGTCATCAAGGCGAAGCCGGCCGGTGCAAAGGGCAACTACGTCAAGCGCGTAGCCATCTCTTCGACCATGGGCCCGGGCGTCAAGATCGAGCCGTCGACGGTTACGGCGCCGAGCGCCTAA
- the rplJ gene encoding 50S ribosomal protein L10 has protein sequence MERAEKREFVTELNEVFKASGSVVVAHYAGATVAQMNDFRSKMRAAGGTVKVAKNRLAKIALQGTDAEGISNLFTGQTLIAYSTDPITAPKVVVDFAKTNDKIVVLGGAMGTTTLNPEGVKSLATLPSLDELRAKLLGMIQTPATRIAGVVAAPASQLARVFSAYAKKDEAA, from the coding sequence GTGGAAAGAGCGGAAAAACGCGAATTCGTCACGGAACTGAACGAAGTCTTCAAGGCTTCGGGCTCGGTTGTCGTGGCCCACTATGCTGGTGCCACAGTCGCACAGATGAACGATTTTCGTTCCAAGATGCGCGCTGCTGGCGGCACCGTCAAAGTCGCGAAGAACCGCCTGGCCAAGATTGCTCTTCAGGGCACGGATGCGGAAGGGATTTCCAATCTCTTCACCGGGCAGACGCTGATCGCATACAGCACTGATCCGATTACCGCTCCGAAGGTCGTCGTGGATTTCGCCAAGACCAACGATAAGATCGTTGTTCTGGGCGGCGCCATGGGAACAACCACGCTCAACCCCGAAGGTGTTAAGTCGCTCGCGACCCTGCCTTCGCTGGACGAGCTGCGTGCGAAGCTGCTGGGCATGATCCAGACGCCGGCTACCCGCATCGCAGGTGTGGTTGCAGCACCGGCAAGCCAGCTTGCTCGCGTGTTCTCGGCCTACGCCAAGAAGGACGAAGCCGCGTAA
- the rplL gene encoding 50S ribosomal protein L7/L12, translating into MADLAKIVEDLSSLTVLEAAELSKLLEEKWGVSAAAPVAVAAVAGGAGGAAAAVEEEKTEFDVILADAGANKINVIKEVRAITGLGLKEAKDLVEAAPKAVKEGVSKAEAADIKKKLEDAGAKADVK; encoded by the coding sequence ATGGCTGATCTCGCAAAGATCGTTGAAGACCTCTCCTCGCTGACCGTTCTCGAAGCCGCAGAACTGTCCAAGCTTCTCGAAGAAAAGTGGGGCGTTTCCGCCGCTGCTCCGGTAGCTGTTGCTGCCGTTGCCGGTGGTGCTGGCGGCGCTGCTGCTGCTGTTGAAGAAGAAAAGACCGAGTTCGACGTCATCCTCGCGGATGCCGGCGCGAACAAGATCAACGTCATCAAGGAAGTCCGCGCCATCACCGGTCTCGGCCTCAAGGAAGCCAAGGACCTCGTTGAGGCTGCTCCGAAGGCTGTCAAGGAAGGCGTTTCCAAGGCTGAAGCCGCTGACATCAAGAAGAAGCTCGAAGACGCTGGCGCAAAGGCCGACGTCAAGTAA